Proteins encoded together in one Perognathus longimembris pacificus isolate PPM17 chromosome 8, ASM2315922v1, whole genome shotgun sequence window:
- the LOC125356828 gene encoding interleukin-36 alpha-like gives MPEPLQRYIQDLSHRVWILQDQTLIAVPRKERTVPVTVTLLPCKYPDLLEKGRGDPVYLGLKEPNCCLFCTEDGEQPELQLKERNIMELYYQREPVKPFLFYHNKSARTSAFESVAFPGWFIGICSQGGCPLFLTQELGQTFITDFELTAVH, from the exons ATGCCAGAACCTTTGCAGAGGTACATTCAAGATCTCAGTCATCGCGTGTGGATCCTTCAGGACCAGACGCTCATAGCAGTCCCGAGGAAAGAGCGGACGGTTCCAG TCACTGTCACCTTGCTGCCGTGCAAGTATCCTGACCTGCTTGAGAAGGGCAGAGGGGATCCTGTGTACCTGGGGCTGAAGGAGCCGAACTGCTGCCTGTTCTGCACGGAGGACGGGGAGCAGCCCGAGCTGCAGCTGAAG GAAAGGAACATAATGGAGCTGTACTACCAAAGGGAGCCGGTGAAGCCTTTTCTTTTCTACCACAACAAGAGCGCCAGGACCTCAGCCTTTGAGTCTGTGGCCTTTCCGGGCTGGTTCATTGGCATTTGCTCCCAAGGGGGCTGCCCACTTTTTCTGACCCAAGAACTGGGCCAGACCTTCATCACTGACTTCGAATTGACTGCAGTGCATTGA